Proteins from a single region of Leuconostoc gasicomitatum LMG 18811:
- a CDS encoding diacylglycerol kinase family protein encodes MASRDNERTELEGLPDHEKRQTVRNGSFFKALRNSLNGIWLILVRERNMRIHVVLAFLILVAGLHYGLYRADWLWVTMAIFIVIFSEFLNTIIEAVVDLVVEKKYHPLAKLAKDVAAGAVLVAVGVEIIILLIIFQPYVWRQFGIVTNFSDLLHRFQ; translated from the coding sequence ATGGCCTCAAGAGATAACGAACGAACAGAACTAGAAGGCTTACCAGATCATGAAAAACGACAAACAGTACGTAATGGTAGTTTTTTTAAAGCGTTGCGTAACTCACTGAACGGTATATGGCTGATTTTAGTCCGTGAACGAAACATGCGAATTCACGTCGTTCTAGCTTTTCTGATTTTAGTTGCAGGTCTACATTACGGTTTATACCGTGCAGATTGGTTATGGGTTACAATGGCTATTTTTATTGTGATTTTTAGTGAATTTTTAAACACAATTATTGAAGCTGTGGTAGACTTAGTTGTTGAGAAAAAATATCATCCCCTTGCTAAACTGGCCAAAGATGTTGCAGCTGGTGCAGTACTGGTAGCTGTAGGTGTTGAAATCATTATTTTATTGATTATTTTTCAACCATACGTATGGCGTCAGTTTGGTATTGTAACTAATTTTTCGGATTTATTACATCGATTTCAGTAA
- the ybeY gene encoding rRNA maturation RNase YbeY, with protein sequence MDLAIIDQTKNSVTQYHKDLVYMILNFAGTTLELPDNTEMSVTFVNSDEIQRYNREYRGVDKPTDVISFALEEGDDTFDLSPEGDWADDIPKNIGDILVSVDIIASQADYLGHSYERELGFLVVHGFLHLNGYDHMLGDAEEKEMFDLQRKILDDYGLKR encoded by the coding sequence ATGGATTTAGCAATAATTGATCAGACAAAAAATAGTGTGACACAATACCACAAAGATTTAGTTTATATGATTTTGAATTTTGCTGGAACAACTTTAGAACTACCAGATAACACAGAAATGTCAGTGACATTTGTTAATAGTGATGAAATTCAGCGTTATAATCGCGAGTACCGTGGCGTAGATAAACCAACCGATGTTATTAGCTTCGCATTAGAAGAAGGGGATGACACATTTGACTTATCTCCTGAAGGTGATTGGGCAGATGATATTCCTAAAAATATTGGCGATATTTTAGTGTCTGTTGACATTATTGCCTCACAAGCTGATTATTTAGGTCATAGTTATGAACGTGAACTTGGTTTTTTGGTTGTTCATGGCTTTTTGCATTTAAACGGCTATGATCACATGTTAGGTGACGCTGAAGAAAAAGAAATGTTTGATTTACAACGAAAGATTTTGGATGATTATGGCCTCAAGAGATAA
- a CDS encoding PhoH family protein encodes MSIQIQQIFTFENAEQQAKLIGVNDNFLRLIEEGLAVKLHARGDQMTINGDEDKVALANAVVHELTSLIKHQINISPTDVVSAVTMAQRGTLDYFSDLYSETLIKDNKGRAVRVKNFGQRQYVQAIRKSDITFGIGPAGTGKTYLAVVMAIASLKRGEVERIIITRPAVEAGESLGFLPGDLKEKVDPYLRPIYDAMNGIIGAEHTQRLMDRGVIEIAPLAYMRGRTLDDAFIILDEAQNTTNQQMKMFLTRLGFGSKMIVNGDISQIDLPRGAQSGLISAQHILKDVNRIMFINFSSADVVRHPVVGLIVNAYEAAETKLAALKKEQNANGFSNN; translated from the coding sequence TTGTCAATACAAATACAGCAAATTTTTACATTTGAAAATGCAGAACAACAAGCAAAATTAATTGGTGTTAATGATAATTTTCTGCGTCTAATAGAAGAAGGTTTGGCAGTCAAGTTACATGCACGTGGCGATCAAATGACTATTAACGGTGATGAAGATAAAGTAGCGCTAGCTAATGCTGTAGTGCATGAATTAACTAGTTTAATCAAACATCAAATTAATATTTCACCAACCGATGTTGTTAGTGCCGTCACAATGGCACAGCGTGGGACATTGGACTATTTTAGTGATTTGTACTCTGAAACATTGATCAAAGACAACAAAGGACGTGCAGTACGCGTTAAAAATTTTGGGCAACGACAATATGTACAGGCTATACGAAAGAGCGATATCACGTTTGGTATTGGTCCGGCAGGAACAGGAAAAACCTATCTAGCAGTTGTGATGGCAATTGCTTCCCTCAAACGCGGTGAAGTGGAACGTATTATTATTACACGTCCTGCTGTTGAAGCTGGTGAATCACTCGGATTTTTGCCCGGCGATTTGAAAGAAAAAGTCGATCCATATTTGCGTCCTATTTATGACGCCATGAATGGCATCATTGGTGCAGAACATACACAGCGTCTAATGGATCGTGGTGTGATCGAAATTGCACCTTTAGCTTATATGCGTGGTCGTACATTAGACGATGCTTTTATTATTTTGGATGAGGCACAAAATACCACAAACCAACAAATGAAAATGTTTTTAACGCGTCTAGGGTTTGGCTCAAAAATGATTGTTAACGGTGACATTTCTCAAATAGATTTACCGCGTGGTGCACAGTCTGGATTGATTTCAGCACAACACATTTTAAAAGATGTTAACCGTATCATGTTTATCAATTTTAGTAGTGCTGATGTTGTACGTCATCCAGTGGTTGGTTTGATAGTTAATGCGTATGAAGCAGCAGAGACCAAATTGGCAGCATTAAAAAAGGAGCAAAATGCTAATGGATTTAGCAATAATTGA
- a CDS encoding ammonium transporter has protein sequence MNTGDLAWVLISSALVWLMTPGLALFYGGLGEKRNLLHTMFVPVLIIGIATLVWFVVGYSLAFGGSGSVIGNLNHLFMTNVSFTKSTKDLTIPDGAFALFQGMFPIITAAIITGSVIGRVRIKAMIVFITLWLIFIYSPLAHMVWGGGLLAQLGAIDFAGGTVVHISSGVTGLVLALMIGHRHHDKHIPVRPSYVLIGGALLWVGWFGFNSGSALAANGTAVLALVNTWLASAVSVLTWGIAEYKRHGRATLAGITSGGVAGLVAITPAAGFVAPWAAVIMGLVAGFIGFAGITFVKNSFGYDDTLDAFGIHGIGGAVGAILTAVFADKSIGGVAGVINGDVSLLWKQLVAILFTIAFAAIGTFILAKITEFIAAPLRLTASEEAQGYDSILHDLTLE, from the coding sequence ATGAATACAGGTGATTTGGCTTGGGTTTTAATATCTTCAGCATTGGTGTGGTTAATGACACCAGGATTAGCACTTTTTTATGGCGGCTTAGGTGAAAAACGTAATCTTCTCCATACAATGTTTGTACCAGTTCTGATAATTGGTATTGCCACGTTAGTCTGGTTTGTTGTGGGATATTCGTTAGCTTTTGGGGGATCGGGTAGCGTAATAGGTAATTTGAACCATTTGTTTATGACTAACGTATCATTTACCAAGTCAACTAAAGATTTAACAATTCCAGATGGTGCTTTTGCTTTATTTCAAGGTATGTTCCCGATTATTACAGCCGCAATTATCACTGGGTCTGTTATTGGTCGTGTGCGCATTAAAGCGATGATTGTATTCATTACATTATGGCTGATTTTCATTTATTCACCCTTGGCACATATGGTCTGGGGTGGTGGCTTGCTAGCACAATTAGGTGCAATCGATTTTGCTGGTGGGACAGTAGTTCATATTTCAAGTGGTGTAACTGGCTTAGTGCTAGCGTTAATGATTGGTCATCGGCATCATGACAAACATATTCCTGTTAGACCATCTTATGTTTTAATTGGTGGTGCGTTACTTTGGGTCGGCTGGTTTGGATTTAACTCAGGATCAGCTTTGGCGGCCAATGGCACAGCTGTATTGGCTTTAGTTAATACGTGGCTTGCTTCTGCGGTCAGTGTTTTAACTTGGGGTATAGCTGAATATAAACGCCATGGTCGCGCAACTTTGGCTGGTATTACAAGTGGTGGCGTGGCAGGCTTAGTAGCTATCACACCTGCAGCAGGCTTTGTTGCCCCTTGGGCTGCAGTAATTATGGGCTTGGTAGCTGGATTTATTGGCTTTGCTGGCATTACGTTTGTAAAAAATAGTTTTGGCTATGATGATACATTAGATGCTTTTGGTATTCATGGTATTGGTGGTGCAGTGGGCGCAATTTTGACAGCCGTGTTTGCTGATAAAAGTATTGGTGGTGTGGCCGGAGTTATCAATGGTGACGTATCATTGCTTTGGAAACAACTTGTCGCAATTTTGTTTACTATAGCTTTTGCAGCAATTGGGACATTTATTTTAGCAAAAATTACTGAGTTTATTGCAGCACCTCTTCGGTTGACGGCATCTGAAGAGGCACAGGGATATGATAGTATTCTTCATGATTTAACACTTGAATGA
- the pyk gene encoding pyruvate kinase, with product MKKTKIVSTLGPSSSDVETIVKLIQAGANVFRFNFSHGDHEEHLGRMNAVHEAEKITGKTAGILLDTKGAEIRTTKQADGKIEFHTGDTLRIAMDENLEGTKDKIAVTYAGLFDDVNVGGQVLFDDGLLGTTVLEKDMANRELVVRIDNDGILGSRKGVNAPGVAINLPGITEKDADDIRFGLDNEINYIAASFVRKPEDVLEIRALLKEKNMEHVQIIPKIESQEGIDNLDAILEVSDALMVPRGDMGVEIPAENVPLVQKDMIRKMNKFGLPVITATQMLDSMEENPRPTRAEASDVANAVFDGTDATMLSGESANGDYPVESVATMAAINEKAETSLRENGRHQEILFDESSATESVASAVTRISRSVNAKAVVVSTNSGYTARMVSKHRPDVNVLAITYSERVQRGLTLNYGVVPVVYEAPSTIDEMIALAKTAVKEQGLANSGDTIVIAAGVPMSQSGTTNMITVQTV from the coding sequence ATGAAAAAGACGAAAATCGTCTCAACACTTGGTCCGTCATCATCTGATGTCGAAACAATCGTAAAGTTAATCCAAGCGGGTGCTAACGTATTCCGTTTTAACTTCTCACACGGCGATCACGAAGAACATTTGGGTCGTATGAATGCAGTTCACGAAGCTGAAAAAATTACTGGTAAAACAGCTGGTATTTTGTTGGATACAAAGGGTGCAGAAATCCGTACAACAAAACAAGCTGATGGTAAAATTGAATTCCATACAGGCGATACATTACGTATTGCAATGGATGAAAATCTTGAAGGCACAAAGGACAAGATTGCTGTTACTTATGCCGGCTTATTTGATGATGTAAATGTTGGCGGACAAGTTTTGTTCGATGACGGTTTGCTTGGCACAACAGTTCTTGAAAAAGACATGGCTAATCGCGAGCTTGTTGTTCGTATAGATAACGATGGTATTTTAGGTTCACGTAAGGGTGTTAACGCACCTGGTGTTGCAATTAATTTACCTGGTATCACTGAAAAAGACGCTGATGATATTCGTTTTGGTTTGGATAATGAGATTAATTATATCGCCGCTTCATTTGTTCGTAAGCCTGAAGATGTACTTGAAATTCGTGCATTATTGAAGGAAAAGAACATGGAACACGTGCAAATTATTCCTAAGATTGAATCTCAAGAAGGTATCGACAATCTTGATGCTATTCTGGAAGTTTCAGATGCATTGATGGTACCACGTGGTGACATGGGTGTTGAAATTCCTGCGGAAAATGTGCCTTTGGTTCAAAAAGACATGATTCGTAAGATGAATAAATTTGGTTTGCCTGTTATTACAGCAACACAAATGCTTGATTCAATGGAAGAAAATCCACGTCCTACACGTGCCGAAGCTTCCGATGTTGCTAATGCTGTATTCGATGGTACGGATGCAACAATGCTATCTGGTGAATCAGCTAATGGTGATTACCCAGTTGAATCGGTTGCTACAATGGCTGCAATTAACGAAAAAGCTGAAACTTCATTACGTGAAAATGGTCGTCATCAAGAAATTTTGTTTGACGAATCTAGTGCAACTGAGTCTGTAGCGTCTGCTGTGACTCGTATTTCACGCAGCGTTAATGCTAAAGCTGTTGTTGTATCAACAAACTCAGGCTATACAGCACGCATGGTTTCAAAGCACCGTCCTGATGTCAATGTGTTGGCAATCACATATTCAGAGCGTGTACAACGTGGTTTGACTTTGAACTATGGTGTTGTACCTGTTGTCTATGAGGCACCATCAACAATTGATGAAATGATTGCCTTGGCTAAGACAGCTGTTAAGGAACAAGGTTTGGCTAACTCAGGTGATACAATTGTTATCGCAGCTGGCGTACCAATGTCACAATCTGGTACAACAAACATGATTACTGTTCAAACAGTATAA
- a CDS encoding DNA polymerase III subunit alpha has product MYAPLQILSAYSLLKNPNTIEQIIETAKKRHYQAIALTDINVMYGAVKFYQVAKENNIKPLFGVTLQVNGLVNTATVFPIVLIAENQTGYQNLMWISSAKMTTKISEMTLDVITGHLAGINIIFPNDSEISQFIASEYTQSVDYWQQLITKIDPKKLYLGINPQLAPQIQERLVTFSAKNQAKLIALDTVDYLNPDDAFTTQVLKAIETNTKLDDIKLLAQQIGTHVLQDFDEVQIAYLANDALKTAYLNNELLVSKSQVEIVFKQTATLPKFRLPNENQTSENYLRSIAEKGLLERINGRQVALDQYEKRLQHELQIIDNLAFNDYFLIVWDIVNFAHQKNIQMGAGRGSAAGSLVAYALRITDVDPIQFGLLFERFLNPQRIQMPDIDIDWPDNKRDLILNYLHDKYGQRNFAQILTFGTLAAKQALRDTARVFGVSQQMMSRISNAVPQGKQGRKVLIQDTLNASNVLRTVLSDVDNGELLLKVAQHIEGLPRNYSTHAAGVVLSSEPLINTLPVQSGSDDRLLTQFEKNPVEALGLLKIDILGLSNLSILAQTLYDAKKQLPDHFDISKIPLDDSKTLALYAKGDTNGVFQFESSGIKNVLRQLKPTTFEHIVAVNALYRPGPSRNIQSFIQRRHGHEKVTILDSSLKTILAPTFGIIVYQEQVMLVAETFAGFTLGEADLLRSAMSKKKIEKMTAMHEKFVQGAIDLGHDGEQAEQIFAYIDEFANYGFNRSHAVAYSKLSFELAYMKAHYPVAFFTALLNANLGSPEKIRSYIMEAKLRNIEVSPPNINQSQRFWTADDQKLQMGLTNIRGVRTDFVSAVLAERQENGHFKSIQSFIRRLPDKLRKQDTLIQLVYAGALDAFGYNRSELITALADLIEAAGFGDFILSETKIKKSDDFTLTDKLAHEKEAIGVNLSGHPLDTYSALIISKKFEQIADMIKKDQKIKTIVIIDSIRKTRTKKGEEMAFMTVSDITGTIGITVFSQVLTKTSDLLKTGTIIEITGKIDSYNGKLSIIANQIHHAPDLEPLENVSGTWFLQFDNDHDTVENRHDVIEILKKHHGDNPVVIYWQNTEQKQTLDSKFWMSDETGIIVELSTLLGYKNVVFRRSQ; this is encoded by the coding sequence ATGTACGCACCTTTACAGATTTTGAGTGCTTATAGCTTATTGAAAAATCCTAATACAATTGAACAAATTATTGAAACTGCCAAAAAACGTCATTATCAGGCTATTGCTTTAACCGATATAAATGTGATGTATGGCGCTGTTAAATTTTATCAAGTTGCAAAAGAAAATAATATCAAGCCGCTATTTGGTGTGACTTTACAAGTTAATGGCTTGGTCAATACCGCTACTGTTTTTCCGATAGTACTCATCGCCGAAAATCAAACAGGCTATCAGAATTTGATGTGGATTTCTTCAGCAAAAATGACTACCAAAATCAGTGAAATGACACTAGATGTTATTACTGGGCATTTGGCAGGTATCAACATCATTTTTCCTAATGATAGTGAAATTTCGCAATTTATCGCTTCTGAATATACACAATCAGTTGATTATTGGCAACAACTCATCACAAAAATTGATCCAAAAAAATTATATTTAGGTATTAATCCACAACTCGCGCCACAAATTCAAGAACGATTAGTGACATTTAGTGCAAAAAATCAAGCAAAACTGATTGCGTTGGATACGGTTGACTATCTCAATCCCGATGATGCATTCACAACACAAGTTTTAAAGGCAATTGAGACAAATACCAAGCTAGATGACATTAAACTGCTCGCACAGCAGATTGGGACTCATGTATTGCAAGATTTTGATGAAGTTCAGATAGCTTATTTGGCTAATGATGCATTAAAAACAGCTTACTTGAACAATGAATTACTAGTATCAAAGAGCCAGGTTGAAATCGTATTTAAGCAAACAGCAACATTACCAAAATTTCGTTTACCAAATGAGAATCAGACGTCAGAAAACTATTTGCGTTCTATTGCAGAAAAAGGTTTATTAGAACGAATAAACGGACGACAAGTGGCGTTAGATCAGTATGAGAAACGCTTGCAACATGAATTGCAAATAATTGATAATTTAGCATTTAATGATTATTTTTTAATTGTTTGGGACATTGTTAATTTTGCTCATCAAAAAAATATTCAAATGGGTGCTGGACGTGGGTCTGCGGCAGGCTCCTTAGTTGCCTATGCTTTGAGAATTACTGATGTCGATCCGATACAGTTTGGCTTATTATTTGAGCGTTTTTTGAACCCGCAGCGTATCCAAATGCCAGATATTGATATTGATTGGCCAGATAACAAACGTGATTTAATATTAAATTATCTACATGATAAATATGGACAACGTAATTTTGCGCAAATATTGACATTTGGGACTTTAGCAGCCAAGCAGGCTTTAAGAGATACTGCCCGGGTGTTTGGTGTATCCCAGCAAATGATGAGTCGAATTAGTAATGCTGTACCCCAGGGTAAACAGGGGCGTAAGGTATTAATTCAAGATACTTTAAACGCGTCTAATGTTTTGCGGACTGTTTTATCTGATGTTGATAATGGGGAGTTGTTACTTAAAGTAGCACAACATATTGAAGGACTACCACGTAATTACTCAACTCATGCTGCAGGTGTAGTATTAAGCTCAGAACCATTGATTAACACCTTACCTGTACAATCAGGATCAGATGATCGGCTATTGACACAATTTGAAAAAAATCCAGTTGAAGCACTTGGCTTACTTAAAATAGATATTCTTGGTTTATCTAATTTATCTATTTTAGCGCAAACGTTATATGATGCAAAAAAACAGTTACCAGATCATTTTGATATTAGTAAAATACCACTTGATGATTCAAAAACTTTGGCTTTATATGCTAAAGGCGATACGAACGGTGTCTTTCAGTTTGAATCTTCAGGTATTAAAAACGTGTTGCGCCAATTAAAACCAACAACTTTTGAACATATTGTGGCGGTTAATGCGTTGTATCGACCAGGGCCAAGTCGTAATATTCAATCGTTTATTCAGCGACGCCACGGTCACGAAAAAGTCACGATACTTGATTCAAGTCTTAAAACAATTTTGGCGCCAACTTTTGGCATTATTGTCTACCAAGAGCAAGTCATGCTAGTTGCAGAAACTTTTGCAGGCTTCACCTTAGGTGAAGCTGACCTTTTGCGAAGTGCTATGTCAAAGAAAAAAATAGAAAAAATGACAGCGATGCACGAGAAATTTGTGCAAGGGGCAATTGATTTGGGCCATGATGGTGAACAAGCTGAGCAGATTTTTGCTTATATAGATGAGTTTGCAAATTACGGCTTTAACAGGTCACATGCTGTTGCATACAGCAAATTGTCTTTTGAATTAGCCTATATGAAAGCACATTATCCAGTTGCTTTTTTTACAGCATTATTGAATGCTAATCTTGGGTCACCTGAAAAAATAAGAAGTTATATTATGGAAGCAAAGTTACGTAATATAGAAGTTAGTCCACCGAATATCAACCAATCACAACGTTTTTGGACAGCAGATGATCAAAAATTGCAGATGGGTTTAACTAATATTCGAGGGGTGCGAACTGATTTTGTGTCTGCTGTATTAGCAGAAAGACAAGAGAATGGACATTTCAAATCGATTCAATCGTTTATTCGTCGTTTACCCGATAAATTGCGTAAGCAAGATACTTTGATACAACTTGTTTATGCTGGGGCGTTAGATGCATTTGGTTATAATCGATCAGAATTAATAACTGCTTTAGCCGATTTAATTGAGGCAGCTGGTTTTGGTGACTTTATTTTAAGTGAAACAAAAATAAAGAAAAGTGATGATTTTACGCTGACTGATAAGTTAGCACATGAAAAAGAAGCAATAGGGGTTAATTTATCAGGACATCCTTTGGATACTTACTCAGCATTAATTATCAGTAAAAAATTCGAACAAATTGCCGATATGATAAAAAAAGATCAAAAAATAAAAACCATAGTGATTATTGATAGTATTCGTAAAACGCGTACAAAAAAAGGTGAAGAAATGGCGTTTATGACTGTTTCTGATATAACCGGAACAATTGGTATAACAGTGTTTAGTCAGGTGTTGACTAAAACAAGTGATCTATTGAAAACAGGGACAATTATCGAAATTACTGGAAAAATAGATAGTTATAATGGCAAACTATCAATTATTGCAAATCAAATACATCATGCGCCTGATTTAGAACCATTGGAAAATGTATCTGGTACTTGGTTTTTACAATTTGATAATGACCATGATACGGTTGAAAATCGTCATGACGTGATTGAAATACTAAAAAAACATCATGGTGATAACCCGGTTGTGATATATTGGCAAAATACGGAACAAAAGCAAACGCTAGATTCAAAATTTTGGATGAGTGATGAAACCGGTATCATTGTTGAATTATCAACTTTATTAGGCTATAAAAATGTTGTGTTCAGAAGAAGCCAATAA
- a CDS encoding DUF2929 family protein has product MKFITVAIWSAIFGEILGYIVSQLSEGTYSFTTVAIIAIIVGEIAIIAIPAISGSAASKKITAEE; this is encoded by the coding sequence ATGAAGTTTATTACTGTTGCTATTTGGTCAGCAATTTTTGGTGAAATTTTAGGCTATATTGTTTCTCAACTATCTGAGGGAACCTATTCATTCACAACAGTTGCAATTATTGCCATTATTGTTGGTGAAATTGCAATCATCGCAATCCCTGCAATTTCAGGATCAGCTGCATCAAAGAAAATTACCGCCGAAGAATAA
- a CDS encoding type I 3-dehydroquinate dehydratase, whose translation MTLRELLHLPSTNGKPIITVPLTLGPSDKFGPFAQKLQQQNPDVVEWRADYIADNFSQAVMWQQVKLGAQDELAQKNVSVMTEAKMLAEIDNAKQEFTANWPVMNQQIIKELIGTVFNSIGGFPVILTYRTTSQGGQGEMSPVEYTTFLVNALYAGYPFVAVDVEYALEELLRQKIIDAAHEVGVPVILSYHDFNMTPKNSTAIILEMSKQPADIIKLAVMSQSEKDTQLLLDATKSAVTSVSQPLITISMGELGKRSRIEGYHYGSEMTFAVLDGTRVSAPGQLTVNDLVQEWQE comes from the coding sequence ATGACATTAAGAGAACTATTACATCTGCCAAGCACCAATGGTAAGCCGATTATCACGGTCCCTCTAACCTTAGGACCTTCCGATAAGTTTGGACCATTTGCACAAAAGTTGCAGCAACAAAATCCAGACGTTGTTGAATGGCGAGCAGATTATATAGCAGATAACTTTAGCCAAGCTGTGATGTGGCAACAAGTTAAACTAGGGGCACAAGATGAACTCGCACAAAAAAATGTGTCAGTGATGACTGAAGCAAAGATGTTAGCTGAAATAGACAACGCGAAGCAAGAGTTTACTGCCAATTGGCCTGTAATGAATCAGCAAATTATCAAAGAATTAATTGGAACAGTATTTAATAGTATTGGTGGTTTTCCAGTTATTTTAACGTATCGGACGACTTCTCAGGGTGGACAAGGAGAAATGTCACCTGTTGAGTACACGACATTTTTGGTTAATGCACTTTATGCCGGTTACCCATTTGTAGCTGTTGATGTGGAATATGCATTAGAAGAACTTTTACGCCAAAAAATTATTGATGCGGCACATGAAGTAGGTGTCCCTGTTATATTGTCATACCATGATTTTAATATGACGCCAAAAAATAGTACAGCAATTATATTGGAGATGTCAAAACAACCAGCAGATATTATTAAATTGGCAGTGATGTCACAGTCTGAAAAAGACACACAATTGTTACTAGATGCCACCAAAAGTGCTGTGACCAGCGTTAGTCAGCCATTGATTACTATAAGTATGGGTGAACTTGGTAAACGTTCACGAATAGAAGGTTATCATTACGGTTCAGAAATGACATTTGCTGTACTGGATGGCACACGAGTCAGTGCGCCAGGCCAGTTAACAGTTAACGATCTTGTTCAAGAATGGCAAGAATAA
- a CDS encoding shikimate kinase, which translates to MIKEPDTLMLIGFMGAGKTTVGKEIARQHHSKFLDIDSEIERVAGQTISEIFETRGEVGFRQLETEVLNDVQTFNGIVATGGGVVERQENLEVLQHSPATVIYLHGNLESTIGRLILEGQRPLLQEKSTAEFFALWQKRDPKYQQIANFTVETVGKKPSRIAAEIIALFSANQDELALLQLRSQIDAFDRQIFQTIAERFQIVEDIARYKEKFGIATIQNNRMIQQRIALKSDFSANKDITDDMIDNIMTILMQAAIDKEVKQLNR; encoded by the coding sequence ATGATTAAAGAGCCAGATACATTGATGCTTATTGGTTTTATGGGTGCAGGAAAAACGACTGTAGGCAAAGAAATAGCCCGTCAGCATCATTCTAAATTTCTTGATATTGATTCTGAAATTGAGCGTGTTGCTGGACAAACTATCAGTGAGATTTTTGAAACGCGCGGTGAAGTTGGGTTTCGTCAATTGGAGACTGAGGTTTTAAATGATGTGCAAACATTTAATGGCATTGTTGCAACAGGTGGTGGCGTCGTAGAACGACAAGAAAATTTAGAGGTGTTACAACATTCGCCAGCAACTGTTATCTACTTACATGGTAACTTGGAAAGTACAATTGGTCGGTTAATATTGGAAGGACAACGACCATTGTTGCAAGAAAAATCTACAGCAGAATTTTTTGCCTTGTGGCAAAAACGTGATCCGAAATATCAACAAATAGCTAATTTCACCGTAGAAACGGTTGGTAAAAAACCTTCACGTATTGCTGCTGAAATTATTGCATTATTTAGTGCTAATCAAGATGAATTGGCATTATTACAGTTACGATCACAGATTGATGCTTTTGATCGTCAAATTTTCCAAACAATTGCTGAACGCTTTCAAATAGTTGAAGATATTGCGCGCTACAAAGAAAAATTTGGTATAGCAACAATACAAAATAATCGTATGATTCAGCAACGAATAGCTCTTAAAAGTGATTTTTCTGCAAATAAAGACATCACTGATGATATGATTGATAATATTATGACCATTTTAATGCAGGCAGCGATTGATAAAGAAGTAAAGCAATTGAATAGGTGA
- a CDS encoding prephenate dehydrogenase, which translates to MMNIVVVGLGEMGASLAGILNTQSDNYVVGVDINEQSLRYAIENNLVSAISSQLCDVASQADIIVLATPITSIEKNMHQLAKMVLKENVIITDTGSTKRDIMAMAEEVLTPINIKFIGGHAMAGTHQSGVIYANKHLYRHVTYFLVPSSISDSRRLQVVFKPLNAKFITIDIAKHDALMAIISDVPHIVAFALMNTATAQLGPATLFGQYAAGGFKDTTRIAASDSKLWADVLLSNKKAVLESQKQLIKQLDLFSQAIENNDEDTLITLISDARQSRENL; encoded by the coding sequence ATGATGAATATTGTTGTTGTAGGACTTGGCGAAATGGGTGCATCATTGGCTGGAATTCTAAATACACAATCTGATAATTATGTTGTCGGGGTGGATATTAATGAACAGTCTTTGCGTTATGCAATAGAAAATAATCTTGTTTCGGCAATTAGTTCTCAATTGTGTGATGTTGCATCACAGGCTGATATCATTGTTTTAGCCACACCGATAACTAGTATTGAAAAAAATATGCATCAATTAGCAAAAATGGTGCTGAAAGAAAATGTTATTATAACTGATACAGGGTCAACAAAACGAGATATCATGGCGATGGCAGAAGAAGTATTAACACCAATTAATATCAAATTCATTGGTGGACACGCAATGGCTGGCACGCATCAAAGTGGCGTGATCTATGCTAATAAACACCTATATAGACACGTCACGTACTTTTTAGTACCTAGTTCTATTAGTGACAGTCGTAGGCTACAAGTGGTGTTTAAACCATTGAATGCTAAATTTATCACCATTGATATTGCCAAACACGATGCGTTAATGGCAATAATTAGTGATGTACCACATATTGTTGCTTTTGCATTAATGAATACAGCAACAGCACAGCTAGGGCCAGCAACACTGTTTGGTCAATATGCCGCTGGCGGGTTTAAAGATACAACACGTATTGCAGCGAGTGATTCTAAACTTTGGGCAGATGTTTTACTGAGTAACAAAAAAGCTGTGTTAGAAAGCCAGAAGCAACTGATAAAACAATTAGACTTATTTTCACAGGCAATCGAAAATAATGATGAAGACACACTGATAACACTTATTTCTGATGCACGACAATCAAGAGAAAATTTATAA